From Pleuronectes platessa chromosome 17, fPlePla1.1, whole genome shotgun sequence, one genomic window encodes:
- the LOC128460251 gene encoding BTB/POZ domain-containing protein 6-B: MAAELLSTSLPHSNEEEEEVEAKRSFMVLSDPESTSQTFCERDADQTNGSEERTSWQAAHPTLRERNALMFNNEQMADAHFIVGPPGETQMVPAHKYVLAVGSSVFGAMFYGDLAEGRSEIHIPDVEPTAFLILLKYMYSDDIELEADTVLATLYAAKKYIVPVLAKACVTFLETSLEAKNACVLLSQSCLFEEAELRQRCWEVIDAQAELALRSEGFSEIDRPTLEVILQRDTLNVPEVVVFQAVLSWSVAECQRQSLAVNPRNQREVLGKALYLVRIPSMTLQEFADVAAQSEILTLKETRDIFLWFTASNKPRLDFPLGKRAGLAPQRCHRFQSSAYRSNQWRYRGRCDSIQFAVDKRIFIAGLGLYGSSSGKAEYSVKIELKRQGTILAQNLTKFLSDGSSSTFPVWFEHPVQVEPDTFYTVSAVLDGNELSYFGQEGMTEVQCGKVTFQFQCSSDSTNGTGVQGGQIPEMVFYC, encoded by the exons atggcaGCTGAGCTCCTCTCCACCAGCCTCCCCCACAgcaacgaggaggaggaggaggtggaggccaaGAGGAGCTTCATGGTGCTGAGCGACCCGGAGTCCACGTCCCAGACCTTCTGTGAGCGAGACGCCGATCAGACTAATGGCAGCGAGGAGAGAACCAGCTGGCAGGCAGCACACCCCACCCTCAGAGAGAG gaacGCGCTGATGTTTAACAACGAGCAGATGGCCGACGCCCACTTCATCGTGGGTCCTCCAGGAGAAACTCAGATGGTTCCTGCTCATAAG tacGTCCTGGCAGTGGGCAGCTCGGTGTTCGGAGCCATGTTTTATGGAGATCTGGCCGAGGGACGATCTGAGATCCACATCCCTGACGTGGAGCCGACGGCTTTCCTCATCCTGTTAAA GTACATGTACAGTGACGACATCGAGCTGGAGGCCGACACCGTGCTCGCTACCCTCTATGCTGCTAAGAAGTACATCGTTCCTGTTCTGGCGAAGGCGTGCGTGACCTTCCTGGAGACGAGTCTGGAGGCAAAGAACGCCTGCGTCCTCCTGTCTCAGAGCTGTCTGTTCGAGGAGGCGGAGCTGAGGCAGCGCTGCTGGGAGGTGATCGATGCTCAAGCGGAGCTCGCTCTGCGTTCTGAAGGCTTCAGTGAGATCGACAGGCCCACGCTGGAGGTgatcctgcagagagacacCCTCAATGTCCCGGAGGTGGTGGTCTTCCAGGCAGTGCTGAGCTGGTCAGTGGCTGAGTGTCAGCGGCAGAGCCTGGCTGTGAACCCCAGGAACCAGCGTGAGGTTCTGGGTAAGGCTCTGTACCTGGTCCGGATCCCCTCCATGACGCTGCAGGAGTTTGCAGACGTTGCGGCGCAGTCTGAAATTTTAACGCTGAAAGAGACCCGCGACATCTTCCTGTGGTTCACCGCCTCCAACAAACCTCGACTGGACTTTCCTCTGGGGAAGCGGGCCGGCCTGGCGCCACAGAGGTGCCATCGCTTTCAGTCCTCGGCCTACCGCAGTAACCAGTGGCGctacagggggcgctgtgacaGCATCCAGTTTGCGGTGGACAAGAGAATCTTCATTGCTGGACTGGGCCTGTACGGGTCGAGCAGCGGGAAGGCAGAATACAGTGTGAAGATTGAACTGAAGAGGCAGGGAACCATTCTGGCCCAGAACCTCACCAAGTTCCTGTCGGACGGGTCGAGCAGTACGTTTCCTGTGTGGTTCGAACATCCGGTCCAGGTGGAGCCGGACACGTTCTACACAGTCAGCGCCGTCCTGGACGGAAATGAGCTCAGTTACTTTGGACAGGAGGGGATGACCGAGGTGCAGTGTGGGAAAGTGACCTTCCAGTTCCAGTGTTCATCGGATAGTACCAATGGGACTGGAGTGCAGGGGGGTCAGATCCCTGAGATGGTCTTTTACTGCTGA
- the LOC128460253 gene encoding activator of 90 kDa heat shock protein ATPase homolog 1 → MAKWGEGDPRWIVEERADATNVNNWHWTERDVSGWSSQRLGQLLLGVKVQGSEGVCQLTSIDQLDGEASINNRKGKLIFFYEWQLRASWLGTSSSGVKTRGTVSVSNLSDENEEDDLDISVSLCKDQPDTRLIDLMRATGVPEVRRVLGQYVHQLKSEFSQGMILPAANGPRPPQPELKNQIKTSKTQVSSTSMCSSSSAPCPTGLRILTSNFDLNETFQTSPDELYRTFINQEFVQVFTRSAAVVDGHHGGRFLLLDGSISGEFTKLVPDQRIEMRWRFRTWPSEHYASIRLQLDERGDETQLRMQCRGVPAGEEDTTKEGWARFYFQAIKQTFGY, encoded by the exons ATGGCCAAATGGGGGGAAGGAGATCCTCGTTGGATCGTTGAAGAGAGAGCAGACGCCACCAACGTCAACAACTGGCACTG GACGGAGCGTGATGTCTCCGGCTGGTCGTCCCAGCGTCTGGGTCAGCTGCTGCTCGGGGTCAAGGTTCAGGGGTCAGAGGGCGTCTGTCAGCTGACCAGCATCGACCAATTGGACGGAGAAGCTTCCATCAACAACCGCAAAGGGAAACTGATCTTCTTCTACGAGTGGCAGCTGAGAGCCAGCTGGCTGG GTACGTCCAGCAGTGGAGTGAAGACCAGAGGAACCGTCTCCGTGTCCAACCTGTCGGACGAGAACGAGGAGGACGACCTGGAC ATTTCCGTGTCACTGTGCAAAGATCAACCCGACACGCGACTCATCGACCTCATGAGGGCGACCGGGGTTCCAGAGGTGAGGAGGGTTCTAGGCCAGTACGTCCACCAGCTGAAATCAG AGTTCAGTCAGGGGATGATCCTTCCCGCCGCCAACGGTCCGAGACCGCCTCAACCCGAGCTGAAGAACCAGATCAAGACCAGTAAAACTCAG GTCAGCTCCACCTCCATGTGTTCTTCTAGCTCCGCCCCCTGTCCAACAGGTCTACGTATCCTGACGTCCAACTTTGACCTGAACGAAACCTTCCAAACTTCACCTGACGAGCTCTACAGGACCTTCATCAACCAGGAG TTTGTACAGGTGTTCACGCGCTCAGCGGCCGTGGTCGATGGACATCATGGCGGCAGGTTCCTGCTGTTGGACGGGAGCATCAGTGGAGAGTTTACAAAGCTG GTTCCGGACCAGAGGATCGAGATGAGGTGGCGGTTCAGGACGTGGCCCAGTG aGCACTACGCCTCCATCCGTCTGCAGCTGGACGAGCGAGGAGACGAGACTCAGCTCAGGATGCAGTGCCGAGGAGTTCCTGCAGGGGAGGAGGACACCACCAAGGAGGGCTGGGCCAGATTCTACTTCCAGGCCATAAAACAGACGTTTGGATATTGA
- the brf1b gene encoding BRF1 RNA polymerase III transcription initiation factor subunit b isoform X2: MSSRVCRTCGGADVDVDQARGSAVCTSCGSVLEDNIIVSEVQFVEGSGGVSSAVGQFVSADGPVKAPLLGSGFHTSVGKESRAQTLQSGKRQIQQLGSQLQLNQHCLDTAFNFFKMVVSKHLTRGRKMEHVIAACLYLVCRTEGTPHMLLDLSDLLQVNVYILGKTFLLLARELCINAPAIDPCLYIPRFAHMMEFGVRTHEVSMTALRLVQRMKRDWMHTGRRPSGLCGAALLVAARMHKFRRTVKDVISVVKVCQTTLRKRLTEFEDTPTSQLTIDEFMRVDLEQECDPPSFTAGQHKTKMQQLEQELTKKLDEVEGEISCYKDEIETELEKSRPKLRGIYSAYAKEIDPEEAEGLSVTSEAEEPEVEDAELQAATQHLTQDFLCQVIQEEEGRDKRTGDSKHEAGPEKDGLGPQRQVPPLAVILGKLTSSCSIDLQPTLQSFRESEAGHKPDGEQSESGVLDLDGIDDQEIEKYILNDTEVEVKTELWMKQNAEYLREQREKEEKIKKEKEQGTYKEKKKKRCKKGEQVEALTAGEAIEKMLEKKKISSKINYDVLRDLNTRGTGSGGGSSPSRAASDPPDPPNSQTRKPLNRRRHRTTEANQDLAANASIMRKRFRRLISSTTKKKKKNTTVSEVEHSVTMTTQAAAETAESTPDPVPGSTPTEAPPTVEEEEEVEEECVSALKLVGDYGCEDEDLF; the protein is encoded by the exons GTCCAGTTAAAGCTCCTCTTCTTGGTTCTGGTTTCCACACCAGTGTCGGTAAAGAGTCCAGAGCCCAGACTCTGCAGAGTG GCAAGCGTCAGATCCAGCAGCTGGGGAGTCAGCTGCAGTTGAACCAGCACTGTTTGGACACAGCCTTCAACTTCTTCAAGATGGTGGTCAGTAAACACCTGACCCGAGGACGCAAGATGGAGCACGTGATCGCTGCGTGTCTCTACCTGGTGTGTCGCACCGAGGGGACGCCAC ACATGCTGCTGGACCTGAGTGACCTGCTGCAG GTCAACGTCTACATCCTGGGAAAGACGTTCCTGCTGCTCGCCCGTGAGCTCTGCATCAACGCTCCAGCAATCG aTCCGTGTCTCTACATCCCTCGTTTTGCTCACATGATGGAGTTCGGGGTGAGGACTCACGAGGTGTCCATGACGGCTCTTCGTCTGGtccagaggatgaagagggactGGATGCACACGGGGCGTCGACCCTCTGGCCTCTGTGGAGCAG ctctCCTGGTCGCAGCCCGGATGCATAAGTTCCGTCGCACGGTGAAGGATGTGATCAGTGTGGTGAAGGTCTGTCAGACCACCCTGAGGAAGAG gtTGACAGAGTTTGAGGACACGCCCACCAGTCAGCTGACCATCGATGAGTTCATGAGAGTAGATCTGGAGCAGGAATGTGATCCACCCTCCTTCACTGCTGGACAGCACAAGACCAAGATGCAGCAG ctggagcaggaaCTGACCAAGAAGCTGGACGAGGTGGAAG GAGAGATCAGCTGCTACAAAGACGAGATTGAGACCGAGCTGGAGAAGAGTCGACCCAAACTGAGAGGGATCTACTCCGCCTACGCCAAAGAGATCG ACCCAGAGGAAGCCGAGGGATTGTCCGTgacctctgaagcagaagagcCGGAGGTGGAAGATGCCGAGCTCCAAGCTGCCACGCAGCATCTGACCCAGGACTTCCTGTGTCAGGTgatccaggaggaggaggggcgggACAAAAGGACAGGAGACAGCAAGCACGAGGCGGGGCCAGAGAAAGACGGTTTGGGGCCTCAGCGCCAGGTCCCCCCTCTGGCCGTCATCCTGGGGAAGCTGACGAGCTCCTGCAGCATCGACCTCCAACCAACACTCCAGAGCTTCAGGGAGTCGGAGGCGGGACACAAACCTGATG GTGAGCAGTCAGAGAGCGGAGTGCTGGACCTGGACGGCATCGACGACCAGGAGATTGAAAAG TACATCCTGAACGACACGGAGGTTGAGGTCAAGACGGAGCTGTGGATGAAACAGAACGCAGAGTAcctgagagagcagagag aaaaagaagagaagataaagaaagagaaggaacaGGGGACATATAAAGAGAAG aagaagaagagatgcaAGAAGGGCGAGCAGGTCGAGGCGCTGACCGCAGGCGAGGCCATCGAGAAGATgttagagaagaagaagatctccAGCAAGATCAATTATGACGTTCTGCGAGACCTGAACACCAGGGGGACggggagtggggggggcagcagtcCCAGCAGAGCTGCCTCCgacccccccgacccccccaaCTCCCAAACACGGAAACCACTGAACCGCCGCCGCCACAGGACCACTGAGGCCAACCAGGACCTGGCTGCTAACGCTAGCATCATGAGAAAGAG gtttcGTCGCCTCATTTCCTCCACaacgaagaagaaaaagaagaatacaactgtgtctgag gtagaacactCTGTCACCATGAcgacacaagcagcagcagagacagctgAATCGACCCCTGACCCCGTGCCCGGCTCCACCCCCACAGAGGCCCCTCCcactgtggaggaggaagaggaggtggaggaggagtgtgtcAGCGCTCTGAAGCTCGTTGGAG ATTACGGCTGTGAGGACGAGGACCTTTTCTAG
- the gpr132b gene encoding probable G-protein coupled receptor 132b, which produces MSSSILHAVYRTLCTETHFSHPILLFLLIINEFELIMSVCCHVIWSRRSAGRHVTSCDITARRRQKRRRPGCAEQTRQHTREDARDKDIMHELPVTDSVPLINGSSLLACELPFDDGRLPLVLLYSAVLLVGLPANLLTLYLTWLQVSRSNVLGVYLWSLSLCDLTYLLTLPLWAHYVSQGHVWPWSSAMCKLTGYIFFNNMYISIFLLCCISCDRYVAVVYSLESRGLRRQRLAVLIALAIVLLVAAGHLPVFTMSEGDAAEGDQRCFEPSQTSPTVMGFNYARFIVGFLIPLLLLTVTNRGVLVNVQRSTGLRREQKERVRWLAVAVVLLFLVCFAPYHLILLVRAVMFHFTRPQDATCRFEETMYTPYTISLGLSTVNSAINPILYVLSSENIRKELRRGLVQVQDQARLRPRPDSSQIQIQSNKNSSELNAATKEQQGGRPPGS; this is translated from the exons ATGTCATCCAGTATTTTACATGCTGTTTATAGAACTCtctgcacagagacacatttttctcatcctattctgttatttttgttGATTATTAATGAATTTGAATTAATAATGAGCGTGTGTTGTCACGTGATCTGGAGTCGTCGCTCTGCGGGACGTCATGTGACATCCTGTGACATCACAGCACGGAGAAGACAAAAGAGGAGACGCCCAGGATGTGCTGagcagacacgtcaacacacgaGGGAGGATGCACGCGACAAAG aCATCATGCACGAGCTTCCAGTGACCGACTCAGTTCCTCTGATCAATGGCAGCTCCTTGTTGGCGTGTGAGCTGCCGTTCGACGATGGCCGCCTGCCGCTGGTGCTGCTGTACAGCGCGGTGCTGCTGGTCGGGCTGCCGGCCAACCTGCTGACCCTCTACCTCACCTGGCTGCAGGTGAGCAGGAGCAACGTGCTGGGGGTCTACCTGTGGAGCCTGTCGCTGTGTGACCTCACCTACCTGCTCACGCTGCCTCTGTGGGCGCACTACGTGAGCCAGGGTCACGTGTGGCCCTGGAGCTCGGCCATGTGTAAGCTCACGGGCTACATCTTCTTCAACAACATGTACATCAGCAtcttcctgctctgctgcatCTCCTGCGACCGCTACGTGGCCGTGGTCTACAGCCTGGAGTCCCGAGGCCTGCGGCGGCAGCGCCTGGCCGTGCTCATCGCCCTCGCCATCGTCCTGCTGGTGGCGGCCGGACACCTTCCTGTCTTCACCATGAGTGAGGGCGACGCTGCCGAGGGAGACCAGCGCTGCTTCGAGCCCAGTCAGACCAGTCCCACCGTGATGGGCTTCAACTACGCTCGCTTCATCGTCGGCTTCTTgatcccactgctgctgctgacggtGACGAACCGCGGCGTCCTGGTGAACGTGCAGCGCAGCACGGGGCTGCGGCGGGAGCAGAAGGAGCGGGTCCGCTGGCTGGCTGTGGCCGTGGTCCTCCTGTTCCTGGTCTGCTTCGCCCCGTACCATCTGATTCTGCTGGTCAGGGCCGTGATGTTCCACTTCACTCGGCCGCAGGACGCCACCTGTCGGTTCGAGGAGACCATGTACACCCCCTACACCATCTCCCTGGGCCTGTCCACCGTCAACAGCGCCATCAACCCCATCCTCTACGTCCTGTCCAGTGAGAACATCCGCAAGGAGCTGAGGCGAGGCCTCGTGCAGGTCCAGGACCAGGCCCGTCTGAGACCGAGGCCCGACAGCagccagatccagatccagtcCAACAAGAACTCCTCAGAGCTGAATGCAGCAACCAAGGAGCAACAAGGAGGAAGACCTCCGGGCTCCTAA
- the brf1b gene encoding BRF1 RNA polymerase III transcription initiation factor subunit b isoform X1, whose product MSSRVCRTCGGADVDVDQARGSAVCTSCGSVLEDNIIVSEVQFVEGSGGVSSAVGQFVSADGPVKAPLLGSGFHTSVGKESRAQTLQSGKRQIQQLGSQLQLNQHCLDTAFNFFKMVVSKHLTRGRKMEHVIAACLYLVCRTEGTPHMLLDLSDLLQVNVYILGKTFLLLARELCINAPAIDPCLYIPRFAHMMEFGVRTHEVSMTALRLVQRMKRDWMHTGRRPSGLCGAALLVAARMHKFRRTVKDVISVVKVCQTTLRKRLTEFEDTPTSQLTIDEFMRVDLEQECDPPSFTAGQHKTKMQQLEQELTKKLDEVEGEISCYKDEIETELEKSRPKLRGIYSAYAKEIDPEEAEGLSVTSEAEEPEVEDAELQAATQHLTQDFLCQVIQEEEGRDKRTGDSKHEAGPEKDGLGPQRQVPPLAVILGKLTSSCSIDLQPTLQSFRESEAGHKPDGEQSESGVLDLDGIDDQEIEKYILNDTEVEVKTELWMKQNAEYLREQREKEEKIKKEKEQGTYKEKKKKKRCKKGEQVEALTAGEAIEKMLEKKKISSKINYDVLRDLNTRGTGSGGGSSPSRAASDPPDPPNSQTRKPLNRRRHRTTEANQDLAANASIMRKRFRRLISSTTKKKKKNTTVSEVEHSVTMTTQAAAETAESTPDPVPGSTPTEAPPTVEEEEEVEEECVSALKLVGDYGCEDEDLF is encoded by the exons GTCCAGTTAAAGCTCCTCTTCTTGGTTCTGGTTTCCACACCAGTGTCGGTAAAGAGTCCAGAGCCCAGACTCTGCAGAGTG GCAAGCGTCAGATCCAGCAGCTGGGGAGTCAGCTGCAGTTGAACCAGCACTGTTTGGACACAGCCTTCAACTTCTTCAAGATGGTGGTCAGTAAACACCTGACCCGAGGACGCAAGATGGAGCACGTGATCGCTGCGTGTCTCTACCTGGTGTGTCGCACCGAGGGGACGCCAC ACATGCTGCTGGACCTGAGTGACCTGCTGCAG GTCAACGTCTACATCCTGGGAAAGACGTTCCTGCTGCTCGCCCGTGAGCTCTGCATCAACGCTCCAGCAATCG aTCCGTGTCTCTACATCCCTCGTTTTGCTCACATGATGGAGTTCGGGGTGAGGACTCACGAGGTGTCCATGACGGCTCTTCGTCTGGtccagaggatgaagagggactGGATGCACACGGGGCGTCGACCCTCTGGCCTCTGTGGAGCAG ctctCCTGGTCGCAGCCCGGATGCATAAGTTCCGTCGCACGGTGAAGGATGTGATCAGTGTGGTGAAGGTCTGTCAGACCACCCTGAGGAAGAG gtTGACAGAGTTTGAGGACACGCCCACCAGTCAGCTGACCATCGATGAGTTCATGAGAGTAGATCTGGAGCAGGAATGTGATCCACCCTCCTTCACTGCTGGACAGCACAAGACCAAGATGCAGCAG ctggagcaggaaCTGACCAAGAAGCTGGACGAGGTGGAAG GAGAGATCAGCTGCTACAAAGACGAGATTGAGACCGAGCTGGAGAAGAGTCGACCCAAACTGAGAGGGATCTACTCCGCCTACGCCAAAGAGATCG ACCCAGAGGAAGCCGAGGGATTGTCCGTgacctctgaagcagaagagcCGGAGGTGGAAGATGCCGAGCTCCAAGCTGCCACGCAGCATCTGACCCAGGACTTCCTGTGTCAGGTgatccaggaggaggaggggcgggACAAAAGGACAGGAGACAGCAAGCACGAGGCGGGGCCAGAGAAAGACGGTTTGGGGCCTCAGCGCCAGGTCCCCCCTCTGGCCGTCATCCTGGGGAAGCTGACGAGCTCCTGCAGCATCGACCTCCAACCAACACTCCAGAGCTTCAGGGAGTCGGAGGCGGGACACAAACCTGATG GTGAGCAGTCAGAGAGCGGAGTGCTGGACCTGGACGGCATCGACGACCAGGAGATTGAAAAG TACATCCTGAACGACACGGAGGTTGAGGTCAAGACGGAGCTGTGGATGAAACAGAACGCAGAGTAcctgagagagcagagag aaaaagaagagaagataaagaaagagaaggaacaGGGGACATATAAAGAGAAG aagaagaagaagagatgcaAGAAGGGCGAGCAGGTCGAGGCGCTGACCGCAGGCGAGGCCATCGAGAAGATgttagagaagaagaagatctccAGCAAGATCAATTATGACGTTCTGCGAGACCTGAACACCAGGGGGACggggagtggggggggcagcagtcCCAGCAGAGCTGCCTCCgacccccccgacccccccaaCTCCCAAACACGGAAACCACTGAACCGCCGCCGCCACAGGACCACTGAGGCCAACCAGGACCTGGCTGCTAACGCTAGCATCATGAGAAAGAG gtttcGTCGCCTCATTTCCTCCACaacgaagaagaaaaagaagaatacaactgtgtctgag gtagaacactCTGTCACCATGAcgacacaagcagcagcagagacagctgAATCGACCCCTGACCCCGTGCCCGGCTCCACCCCCACAGAGGCCCCTCCcactgtggaggaggaagaggaggtggaggaggagtgtgtcAGCGCTCTGAAGCTCGTTGGAG ATTACGGCTGTGAGGACGAGGACCTTTTCTAG
- the vipas39 gene encoding spermatogenesis-defective protein 39 homolog (The sequence of the model RefSeq protein was modified relative to this genomic sequence to represent the inferred CDS: added 39 bases not found in genome assembly), which translates to MLCSCRIGNHVLNLLQLPGAIARPASVTEEEEDPLQPKMMKSKPDEEDYWNSSKFKAFTFDDEDDEFSRLKESKRAVNSIRGLVDEDEDEDDVEKVSWSGEPVGSISWSVGETAASNQRADREPAFPKINTDTQTTGKSHSGYSLSSLFKGKTRGGTFQTFTDSPSDSSARLYAPELRKPKSEYKDYVSDWSPEETVHRMQQGKTVSLEKFRSLQDKLLLLDFSVSAHDGNVITAILIYLKRTLSKEVLFRELESRQTALRHFIHYLSETRDQKLLLELLRSLGRTEDMVLLQYKEHLGIADENKRRDFLKSCLSLAFSPEDSAHVQDHFTLLERQIVIEAADGQAERGGKSEIFQKFPRRASILNMPLITTLYYCCFYHYHEPEGTFSGPLNIRHTFRISEKQFFVTALAARAKLKAWSDVDALFSCRNWLGFTKKKSPLSFHRVVDVLQKNSAPTQVLQEYVALVDDAHTRIALAQKLKCHDIVINTYRDLKDRKLLLGYRGKVEKGSSEETKIKELLENPQIRWKN; encoded by the exons ATGTTGTGTTCCTGCAGAATCGGAAACCATGTTCTCAATTTACTACAACTCCCAGGAGCCATCGCGCGGCCAGCCTCcgtcacagaagaagaagaggatccGCTGCAGCCGAAG ATGATGAAGAGTAAACCTGATGAGGAAGACTACTGGAACAGCTCCAAGTTCAAAGCTTTCACCTTCGATGACGAGGACGACGAATTCAGCAGA CTGAAGGAGTCGAAGCGAGCGGTGAACAGCATCCGAGGGCTGgtggacgaggacgaggacgaggacgatgTGGAGAAAGTCAGCTGGAGCGGGGAGCCTGTTGGGA GTATCTCCTGGTCGGTCGGAGAGACGGCAGCGTCCAATCAGAGGGCAGATAGAGAACCAGCCTTCCCCAAAatcaacactgacacacagacgaCTGGCAAGAGTCACTCAGGATACTCTCTGAGTTCTCTGTTCAAAG cgCCCAGCGACTCGTCTGCCAGGCTCTACGCTCCGGAGCTCCGGAAACCTAAATCTGAAtacaag GACTATGTCAGTGATTGGTCGCCTGAGGAGACAGTTCACAGAATGCAGCAAGGAAAG aCGGTGTCTCTGGAGAAGTTTCGGTCTCTTCaggacaaactgctgctgttgGATTTCTCCGTCAGCGCTCACGATGGAAACGTTATCACGGCT atCTTGATTTATTTGAAGAGGACTCTGAGTAAAG AGGTTTTGTTTCGGGAGCTGGAGTCCAGACAAACGGCTCTGAGACATTTCATCCACTATCTGAGTGAAACCAGAGaccagaagctgctgctggagcttctCAG GAGCCTGGGCCGGACCGAGGACATGGTG ctgctgcagtACAAAGAGCACCTGGGCATCGCAGACGAGAACAAGAGGCGGGACTTCCTGAAGAGCTGCCTCAG TCTGGCGTTTTCTCCCGAGGACTCGGCCCACGTTCAGGACCACTTCACCCTGTTGGAGCGACAGATCGTCATCGAG GCCGCAGACGGGCAGGCAGAGCGTGGAGGGAAGTCTGAGATCTTCCAGAAGTTTCCCAGAAGAGCTTCGATCCTCAACATGCCGCTGATCACCACCCTGTACTACTGCTGCTTCTACCACTACCACGAGCCGGAG GGGACGTTCAGCGGTCCACTGAACATCCGTCACACCTTCAGG ATCTCAGAGAAGCAGTTCTTCGTGACGGCGCTGGCGGCGCGGGCGAAGCTGAAGGCGTGGTCGGACGTGGACGCTCTGTTCAGCTGCAGGAACTGGCTCGGCTTCACCAAGAAGAAATCCCCTCTCAGCTTCCATCGGGTCGTGGACGTCCTGCAGAAGAACTCCGCCCCCACACAG gtgctGCAGGAGTacgtggccctggtggacgACGCCCACACCCGGATCGCTCTGGCCCAGAAACTGAAGTGTCACGACATCGTCATCAAC ACGTACCGGGACCTGAAGGACCGAAAGCTGTTGCTAGGATACCGAGGGAAGGTGGAGAAAGGTTCGTCCGAGGAGACGAAGATCAAAGAGCTGCTGGAGAACCCG caAATCCGCTGGAAGAACTGA